Proteins encoded by one window of Companilactobacillus ginsenosidimutans:
- a CDS encoding SLAP domain-containing protein: MKKSIKYAGVAAATLLAVAPIAAPAFNGSSVAPTTANTAKATYGTASQEDAFNAFDATFKDYNNATQADFLYGATFAGLESQNRFTYSAVKLANGIVKPLHPQYQSVLNDLDVAAQLNEIVFVVVPANGESTSEWKSDMVAAGEHGGKVSYRIVGLAMSDVKDHATWSNQQLVKYFGAYQLNGHALDKTVTAKTAVSQDEIHAMNINFDTPVDGFVGEQKSDFDSNGKYPVTITDNKGNKVDAEDITSTYFNGLDAATIINGTELPKAGTVTQKMTIKFNRNEYRGAFADLDQININGQGFSGGLLSKVWDKINNSVTVTRTINVGLDNYSDSSVNGVVTTPVQDMGNNTVVTHLYDGKGNKITGRALAQGTDWFTDTKRVNNNGGEVMYRVSTNEWVKASDVSYADKTTDTDNGGDTDTPSGLTDVTALPAGSTVSLAGPAGFVYALYNLEGATANRGLAGDSAWSTDQTAKDANGNVYYRVSTNEWIMQGTGVTLN, from the coding sequence ATGAAAAAATCTATTAAATACGCTGGAGTTGCTGCTGCTACATTGTTAGCTGTTGCACCTATCGCAGCACCTGCCTTTAACGGCTCAAGTGTTGCACCTACAACTGCTAATACAGCAAAGGCTACTTACGGCACTGCTTCACAAGAAGATGCATTTAACGCATTCGATGCAACATTCAAAGACTACAACAATGCTACACAAGCTGACTTCCTATACGGAGCAACTTTTGCAGGTCTAGAATCACAAAACCGTTTCACATATTCAGCTGTTAAGTTGGCTAATGGTATCGTTAAACCATTACACCCACAATATCAATCAGTTCTTAACGACCTTGATGTTGCAGCTCAACTAAATGAAATTGTCTTCGTTGTTGTTCCCGCAAACGGCGAATCAACTTCTGAATGGAAGAGTGACATGGTTGCAGCCGGCGAACACGGTGGTAAAGTTTCATACCGTATCGTTGGTTTAGCAATGTCAGATGTTAAAGATCACGCTACATGGTCAAACCAACAATTAGTTAAGTACTTTGGTGCTTACCAATTGAACGGTCACGCATTAGACAAGACAGTTACAGCTAAGACAGCTGTATCACAAGACGAAATCCACGCTATGAACATCAACTTCGACACACCTGTTGACGGTTTTGTTGGTGAACAAAAGAGTGATTTCGATTCAAACGGTAAATACCCTGTAACTATTACTGACAACAAGGGTAACAAGGTTGATGCTGAAGATATTACTTCAACATACTTCAACGGCTTAGATGCTGCTACAATCATCAATGGTACAGAACTACCTAAGGCTGGTACTGTTACTCAAAAGATGACAATCAAATTTAACCGTAACGAATATAGAGGAGCATTTGCTGACTTAGACCAAATCAACATTAACGGCCAAGGATTCTCTGGTGGTTTATTGTCAAAAGTTTGGGACAAAATCAACAACTCTGTAACAGTTACACGTACAATTAACGTTGGTCTTGACAACTACTCAGACTCATCAGTTAACGGTGTTGTTACAACACCTGTACAAGACATGGGCAACAACACTGTTGTTACACACTTGTATGATGGTAAAGGTAACAAGATTACTGGACGTGCTTTAGCACAAGGTACTGACTGGTTTACAGATACAAAACGTGTTAACAACAACGGTGGAGAAGTTATGTACCGTGTATCAACAAACGAATGGGTTAAAGCTAGTGATGTATCATATGCCGACAAGACAACTGATACTGACAATGGTGGAGACACAGATACACCTTCAGGTTTAACTGACGTTACAGCATTACCAGCTGGCTCAACAGTTTCATTAGCTGGTCCTGCAGGCTTCGTATACGCTTTGTATAACTTAGAAGGCGCAACTGCTAACCGTGGTTTAGCCGGTGATTCAGCTTGGTCAACAGACCAAACTGCTAAAGATGCTAACGGTAATGTTTACTACCGTGTATCAACAAACGAATGGATCATGCAAGGTACAGGTGTTACACTTAACTAA